A genomic region of Dactylococcopsis salina PCC 8305 contains the following coding sequences:
- a CDS encoding circadian clock KaiB family protein — protein sequence MSQDQVYKGIALFTPGGDLIYGRDVDKGRRWHLDLCEGLQELLGLDQSPHFLIPAYTATVDQWVDPKNDQVQVISEMYPLVKRHQVLLSAVFGVEARSWTVLPWEERYSDPRIIETYREQFPQLWEDHNLVVNLDALQSSVPTPTNYILRLFVSGHSQATTEALTTLHQLLEKKLSNSYTLKVVDIMKHPEQAESNQIAATPTLVRLYPEPMRRIVGEWNDLDRILQIIAT from the coding sequence ATGAGTCAAGATCAAGTTTATAAGGGAATTGCTTTATTTACCCCTGGAGGAGATTTAATTTATGGTCGAGATGTGGACAAGGGGAGACGTTGGCATCTCGATCTCTGTGAAGGGTTACAAGAGTTACTCGGCTTGGATCAATCTCCTCATTTTTTGATTCCAGCCTATACCGCGACGGTGGATCAATGGGTTGATCCCAAAAATGATCAAGTACAAGTGATCAGCGAAATGTATCCGTTGGTAAAACGCCATCAAGTCTTACTCAGTGCGGTGTTTGGGGTTGAGGCCCGATCGTGGACGGTGTTACCTTGGGAGGAACGTTATAGTGATCCGAGAATCATTGAAACCTACCGCGAACAATTTCCCCAACTTTGGGAAGATCATAATTTAGTGGTCAATTTAGACGCTTTACAGTCTTCTGTTCCCACTCCCACCAACTATATTTTACGGTTGTTTGTTTCAGGTCATTCGCAAGCGACAACGGAAGCACTGACAACGTTACATCAATTGTTAGAAAAAAAACTTAGTAATTCTTATACTTTAAAAGTCGTGGATATTATGAAACATCCCGAACAAGCGGAGTCGAATCAGATTGCTGCGACACCCACTTTAGTGAGGCTTTATCCTGAACCGATGCGACGCATTGTTGGGGAATGGAATGACCTCGATCGAATTTTACAAATTATTGCTACCTAA
- a CDS encoding protochlorophyllide reductase: MADHQRSTVIITGASSGVGLYTAKALADTNQWDIVMACRNVEKSEKVAQEVGIPNDQYTVIPIDLANFDSVREFVNSFRTTGRSLDALVCNAAVYLPIEKEPQRNPNGYELTVATNHLGHFLLCNLLLEDLKQSSSPDPRLVILGTVTANRKELGGKIPIPAPPDLGDLEGFEKGFKAPIAMINGKKFKPGKAYKDSKLCNVLTMKELHRRYHEATGITFSSLYPGCVAESPLFRNHYPLFQKIFPWFQKKITGGYISEAEAGKRVAAVVKDPEYKQSGTYWSWGNRQKKDGKSFVQEMSPEATDEAKAQKLWDLSAKLVKFP, encoded by the coding sequence ATGGCAGATCATCAACGTTCAACGGTAATCATTACGGGAGCTTCATCAGGAGTGGGATTATACACCGCCAAAGCGCTCGCTGATACAAATCAATGGGATATTGTCATGGCTTGTCGCAACGTGGAAAAAAGCGAAAAAGTAGCGCAAGAAGTCGGTATCCCCAACGATCAATATACAGTCATCCCTATTGATCTCGCTAATTTTGATAGTGTAAGAGAATTTGTCAACAGCTTCCGAACAACGGGACGCTCTCTTGATGCGTTAGTGTGTAACGCGGCGGTGTATTTACCCATCGAAAAAGAACCCCAACGCAACCCCAATGGCTATGAGTTAACGGTTGCGACCAATCATTTAGGTCACTTTCTGCTGTGTAACTTGCTGTTAGAAGACTTAAAACAATCCTCGTCTCCAGACCCGCGACTGGTGATTTTAGGAACAGTGACCGCAAACCGTAAAGAATTAGGCGGGAAAATCCCCATTCCAGCCCCACCTGATTTAGGTGATCTCGAAGGATTTGAAAAAGGATTCAAAGCACCGATCGCAATGATTAACGGCAAAAAATTCAAGCCAGGGAAAGCATATAAAGACAGTAAACTCTGTAATGTGCTGACGATGAAAGAACTCCACCGCCGTTATCACGAAGCCACAGGAATTACATTTAGTTCTCTCTATCCTGGTTGTGTCGCAGAAAGTCCTTTATTCCGCAATCATTACCCACTATTCCAAAAAATCTTTCCTTGGTTTCAAAAGAAAATCACTGGCGGTTACATTTCAGAAGCGGAAGCGGGAAAGCGTGTCGCCGCAGTAGTAAAAGACCCAGAATATAAACAGTCGGGAACATATTGGAGTTGGGGAAACCGTCAGAAAAAGGACGGTAAATCTTTTGTTCAGGAAATGTCTCCCGAAGCAACAGATGAAGCAAAAGCTCAAAAACTATGGGACTTGAGTGCGAAATTAGTTAAGTTCCCGTAG
- a CDS encoding carbohydrate ABC transporter permease, with protein MKINSIRQRDQITGWLLSLPALIILILVFAYPIGRAFWLSLFTENLGTQLQPIFTGLENYARMFGDGRFWNSLGNTAIFTFFSLLLELLLGIIVALVLDQKFRGRGIIRTIGILPWALPTAVMGLAWEWIFNDQYGVVNDILRGLGIIDSGITWLGDPSRAMFALILADVWKTTPFIAVILLAGLQAIPQDLYEAHSLDGANPIQNFFTITLPLITPQMIIALLFRFAQAFGIFELVTVMTGGGPAGSTETVSLYIYDTVMRYLDFGYGAALIVITFLILILAVIIAGVILAKNDVNVTGEQ; from the coding sequence ATGAAAATCAATTCCATTCGACAGCGTGATCAAATAACAGGATGGTTATTATCCCTTCCCGCATTAATTATCCTCATTTTAGTCTTTGCTTATCCCATTGGACGAGCATTTTGGCTAAGTTTATTCACCGAAAACTTAGGAACACAACTGCAACCAATTTTTACAGGTTTAGAAAATTATGCTCGAATGTTCGGGGATGGACGATTTTGGAATAGTTTAGGAAATACCGCGATTTTTACATTCTTTTCCTTACTTTTAGAGTTACTCTTAGGCATTATAGTTGCTCTTGTTTTAGACCAAAAATTCCGAGGAAGAGGGATTATTAGAACCATTGGAATTTTACCTTGGGCATTACCAACCGCAGTGATGGGATTAGCATGGGAATGGATTTTTAATGATCAATATGGTGTAGTGAATGACATTTTAAGAGGGTTAGGAATCATTGATTCTGGGATTACTTGGTTAGGTGATCCATCCCGCGCCATGTTTGCGTTAATTCTTGCGGATGTTTGGAAAACAACGCCCTTTATTGCAGTTATTCTCTTAGCAGGATTACAAGCCATTCCCCAAGATTTATATGAAGCACATTCTCTCGATGGTGCTAACCCCATTCAAAACTTTTTTACCATTACTTTACCGTTAATTACTCCACAAATGATCATTGCTTTATTATTTCGTTTTGCCCAAGCGTTTGGCATTTTCGAGTTAGTAACAGTAATGACAGGTGGGGGACCAGCGGGTTCAACAGAAACGGTTTCTTTATACATTTATGACACTGTGATGCGTTACTTAGATTTTGGTTATGGGGCGGCGTTAATTGTAATTACCTTTTTGATTTTAATTCTAGCGGTGATTATCGCTGGAGTGATTTTAGCTAAAAATGATGTGAATGTAACAGGAGAACAATAA
- a CDS encoding tetratricopeptide repeat protein — protein MKDNLILFYLSLLVIILAVSGFFLFRQILKTRGKDKRIATLQKQVKDQSATAKEYYELASLYVEKKLYVQATKLLQKAVKFKTLEEENRALIYNAMGYAYFAQGQYDLAIRQYKEALKFYPEYVIALNNLANAYQQKKLTAQAIETYEATLKYDPENQIANRQLEKLRKRFVKQPNQEEETSKK, from the coding sequence ATGAAAGATAATCTGATTCTTTTTTACCTATCCTTACTCGTCATCATTTTAGCAGTATCTGGATTCTTTTTGTTTCGTCAAATTCTGAAAACTCGCGGTAAAGACAAGCGCATTGCTACACTGCAAAAACAAGTTAAAGATCAATCCGCAACCGCCAAAGAATATTACGAATTAGCGAGTTTATATGTCGAGAAAAAATTATATGTGCAAGCAACAAAATTATTACAAAAAGCGGTTAAATTCAAAACCCTAGAAGAAGAAAACCGAGCCTTAATTTATAATGCCATGGGTTATGCTTATTTTGCTCAAGGACAATATGATTTAGCCATTCGTCAATATAAAGAAGCACTCAAATTTTATCCTGAATATGTCATCGCTTTAAATAACTTAGCCAATGCTTATCAACAAAAGAAACTAACAGCGCAAGCGATCGAAACTTACGAAGCTACCCTCAAGTATGATCCCGAAAATCAAATCGCAAACCGTCAATTAGAAAAACTGCGGAAACGATTTGTCAAACAGCCCAATCAGGAAGAAGAAACCTCGAAAAAATAA
- a CDS encoding bifunctional 4-hydroxy-2-oxoglutarate aldolase/2-dehydro-3-deoxy-phosphogluconate aldolase, translating to MVIGNNWLDTIREERIIAVIRAFPQALGKQLAQAIRKGGIRIIEITWNSDRAVDLIPQLRSEMPDCIIGTGTILTVAELNSAIASGAQFVFTPHVNLELITTATANQIPIIAGALSPTEIITAWQASATAVKVFPVQAMGGFNYIKSLQGPLGEIPLIPTGGVTLENAKAFINAGAIGVGLSSQLFPKHLIETENWEAITKQASWLKQTLSF from the coding sequence ATGGTGATTGGAAATAACTGGCTAGATACGATTAGAGAAGAACGAATTATTGCTGTAATTCGAGCCTTTCCCCAAGCATTAGGAAAGCAACTGGCGCAAGCAATACGGAAAGGAGGAATCAGGATCATTGAGATTACTTGGAACAGCGATCGAGCAGTGGATTTAATTCCCCAATTGCGATCGGAAATGCCCGATTGTATCATTGGTACAGGAACAATTTTAACCGTAGCAGAATTAAACAGCGCGATCGCATCGGGAGCGCAATTTGTATTTACTCCTCACGTCAATTTAGAACTAATCACCACCGCAACCGCTAATCAGATTCCAATCATTGCGGGGGCATTATCCCCAACTGAAATTATTACCGCCTGGCAAGCTAGCGCAACTGCTGTTAAAGTCTTTCCCGTGCAAGCAATGGGAGGGTTTAATTATATCAAAAGTTTGCAAGGTCCGTTAGGTGAAATTCCTTTAATTCCCACAGGGGGCGTTACCCTCGAAAATGCCAAAGCCTTTATCAACGCAGGTGCGATCGGGGTGGGATTATCCTCGCAATTATTTCCAAAACACTTAATCGAAACCGAAAACTGGGAAGCAATAACAAAACAGGCTTCTTGGTTGAAACAAACCCTATCATTCTGA
- a CDS encoding ABC transporter ATP-binding protein — MAKLQLKNIRKEYNSKTVPIKDLSVDVDDGEFLTFVGPSGCGKSTTLRLIAGLEEPTKGEVIINGETMNAVPPGERNVSMVFQSYALYPHMRVAENIASPLKIRKTPEGEIEQRISEVVQKLDLEKSLLDRKPRQLSGGQRQRVAVARALVREPEVFLLDEPLSNLDALLREQVRAELKQIFKSQNKPVVYVTHDQTEAMTLSTRIALLYDGVLQQLDTPYQIYNYPANSFVAGFMGSPQMNLMTVNCKGQKAMLGDFGITLPELSEIPSQIVLGIRPEDVHLATETDEEVVTGKVILVEDLGKEQLLTVQVEGGTDKQLRSLIPADQSWNSDQVHLALPVHSRHWFDVERGNRLS; from the coding sequence ATGGCAAAATTACAATTAAAAAACATTCGGAAAGAATACAACTCAAAAACTGTTCCCATCAAGGATTTATCTGTTGATGTGGATGATGGGGAGTTCCTAACCTTTGTGGGTCCCTCTGGTTGTGGAAAATCAACAACCTTACGCCTCATCGCAGGGTTGGAAGAACCGACCAAAGGAGAAGTGATTATCAATGGAGAAACGATGAATGCGGTTCCCCCTGGGGAAAGAAATGTCTCGATGGTGTTCCAAAGTTATGCCCTTTATCCTCACATGAGGGTTGCAGAAAATATCGCCTCGCCATTAAAAATTCGGAAGACTCCAGAGGGCGAAATTGAACAACGAATTAGTGAGGTTGTACAAAAATTAGACTTAGAGAAATCACTGCTCGATCGCAAACCTAGACAACTTTCTGGAGGTCAACGTCAACGGGTTGCAGTGGCGAGGGCGCTAGTTCGAGAACCAGAAGTGTTTTTATTAGATGAACCGTTAAGTAATTTAGATGCGTTGTTAAGAGAACAAGTTCGCGCCGAATTAAAACAAATTTTTAAGTCACAAAATAAGCCTGTTGTTTATGTGACTCACGACCAAACAGAAGCGATGACGCTTTCCACTCGCATTGCTTTACTTTATGATGGGGTTTTGCAACAATTAGACACGCCTTATCAGATTTATAATTATCCCGCGAATAGTTTTGTGGCGGGTTTTATGGGTAGTCCCCAAATGAATCTGATGACTGTGAATTGTAAAGGACAAAAAGCCATGTTAGGAGACTTCGGGATTACCCTTCCAGAATTATCAGAAATTCCGTCACAGATTGTATTAGGAATTCGTCCTGAAGATGTCCATTTAGCAACAGAAACGGATGAAGAAGTGGTAACAGGAAAAGTGATTTTAGTGGAGGATTTAGGTAAGGAACAGTTGTTAACGGTTCAAGTAGAAGGGGGAACAGATAAACAGCTACGGAGTTTAATTCCAGCAGATCAAAGTTGGAACAGTGATCAAGTGCATTTAGCCCTTCCTGTTCATTCTAGACATTGGTTTGATGTGGAAAGGGGAAACCGTTTGTCTTAA
- a CDS encoding type IV pilus twitching motility protein PilT, whose product MVKQSQTRPSMPPPPPPMPKNRQGDVSTKQYGEKSEVTQQTPSTAQNRMPPPPPPASSSPPSKRGISAVRKPSPSQGQPTLDQIVRKANDDGFSDIHLGVGEIPRFRNRGEMDYSDYPKTDHNTFMSWLYEVLTEEEIEKFQSNLEFDGATQYEFARVRINVFDTLNGPGMVLRLIPLKILTMEQLKLPSVFKDICHYHKGMILVTGPTGSGKSTTMAAMVDYINQEMPKHVITIEDPIEFVHQSKKSLIRQREVGMHTLQFDKALKASLREDPDIILIGEMRDRETVNTALKAAQTGHVVMGTLHTNSAVKTIERILSLYNPEEQPSMRVALAESLVSVISQGLCRTTDGKRAAFHDIMINTETVREYIRDGKYEEITELMLDGEFDGMMTMNKSLYNLYQEGRISEETALEWSPSPNEMAQMLRGRV is encoded by the coding sequence ATGGTTAAACAATCCCAAACTCGTCCCAGTATGCCACCACCCCCTCCTCCTATGCCGAAAAATCGCCAAGGAGATGTTTCCACTAAACAATATGGGGAAAAGAGTGAGGTAACACAACAAACCCCCAGTACAGCCCAAAACAGAATGCCGCCGCCTCCGCCACCCGCTAGTTCATCACCGCCGTCAAAACGGGGAATTTCCGCAGTTAGAAAACCCTCCCCTTCTCAGGGACAACCAACGCTGGATCAGATTGTGAGAAAGGCAAATGACGATGGTTTCTCTGATATTCACTTAGGAGTGGGAGAAATTCCGCGTTTTCGTAATCGAGGGGAAATGGATTATTCTGATTACCCCAAAACTGACCATAATACGTTTATGAGTTGGTTGTATGAAGTGTTAACGGAAGAAGAAATCGAGAAGTTTCAAAGTAATTTAGAGTTTGACGGGGCGACGCAATATGAGTTTGCGCGAGTGAGGATTAATGTTTTTGATACCCTCAATGGTCCTGGAATGGTCTTACGACTGATTCCTTTGAAGATTCTGACCATGGAACAGTTGAAGTTACCTTCGGTGTTTAAGGATATTTGTCATTATCACAAGGGGATGATTTTGGTGACGGGTCCCACTGGATCAGGGAAGTCAACGACAATGGCGGCGATGGTTGATTATATTAATCAGGAAATGCCAAAGCACGTGATCACAATTGAAGACCCGATCGAGTTTGTGCATCAAAGTAAAAAATCCCTGATTCGTCAAAGAGAAGTGGGAATGCACACTTTACAGTTTGATAAGGCGCTGAAAGCCTCTTTACGGGAAGACCCTGATATCATTCTGATTGGGGAAATGCGCGATCGAGAAACGGTAAATACAGCACTGAAAGCGGCGCAAACGGGTCACGTGGTAATGGGAACATTGCACACGAATAGCGCGGTGAAAACCATTGAACGGATTTTAAGTTTGTATAATCCAGAGGAACAGCCCTCGATGCGAGTAGCTTTAGCAGAGTCGCTGGTGTCGGTGATTTCTCAAGGGTTATGTCGGACAACCGACGGGAAACGAGCGGCGTTCCATGACATTATGATTAATACAGAAACCGTGAGAGAGTACATCCGAGATGGCAAGTATGAGGAAATTACAGAGTTAATGCTGGACGGGGAGTTTGATGGCATGATGACAATGAACAAGTCTCTGTATAATTTGTATCAAGAGGGACGCATCAGCGAAGAAACCGCTTTGGAATGGTCTCCGTCTCCCAATGAAATGGCGCAAATGCTCCGAGGACGAGTTTAA
- a CDS encoding carbohydrate ABC transporter permease: MEITQEKVSTATASKSKIPKKRIALFFGIIFVLVFCLAPAMWQVLTSFKINEAIATVPNVYLPSLDQLTWEHYNNLFSRRPFLLYIFNSLFVAATATLIALATGAPAAYALARLRIPGEKFLVAIVLVVTLFPYVLLFLGLFEVVKALDLGNNYLALIIPYAGKNLPLTILVLRTFFQQLPKDLEDSAKIDGYNTVQMLLRIVLPMTIPALVTTGILAFIFAWNEFIFALTFVTEESMKTIPVATAQIGGSSIFEIPYGPIAAATVAGTIPLILMVLFFQRRIVQGLTAGAVKG, translated from the coding sequence ATGGAAATTACCCAAGAAAAAGTTTCAACTGCAACCGCTTCTAAATCTAAAATTCCTAAGAAAAGAATTGCTTTGTTTTTTGGCATTATTTTTGTGCTTGTTTTCTGTCTTGCGCCAGCAATGTGGCAGGTTTTAACCTCATTTAAAATTAATGAAGCTATTGCTACTGTTCCCAATGTTTATCTTCCCAGTTTAGACCAATTGACTTGGGAACATTATAATAATCTGTTTAGCCGTCGTCCGTTTTTACTCTATATTTTCAACAGTTTATTTGTGGCAGCTACGGCGACTTTAATTGCTTTAGCAACTGGTGCGCCAGCGGCTTATGCGTTAGCAAGATTACGCATTCCTGGAGAAAAGTTTTTAGTTGCCATTGTTTTAGTTGTTACGCTTTTTCCTTATGTTTTACTCTTCTTAGGATTATTTGAAGTGGTCAAGGCTTTAGATTTAGGCAATAATTATTTGGCGTTAATTATTCCTTATGCTGGAAAGAACTTACCGTTAACAATTTTGGTCTTAAGAACGTTCTTCCAACAGCTTCCGAAAGATTTAGAAGACTCTGCTAAAATTGATGGTTATAATACAGTGCAAATGTTACTTCGCATTGTGTTACCGATGACTATTCCCGCTTTAGTCACGACAGGGATTCTTGCGTTTATTTTTGCTTGGAATGAGTTTATTTTTGCTTTAACGTTTGTCACTGAAGAAAGCATGAAAACGATTCCAGTAGCAACAGCACAAATTGGCGGATCATCTATTTTTGAAATTCCTTATGGTCCGATCGCGGCGGCGACGGTAGCAGGAACAATTCCTCTAATTTTGATGGTTTTATTCTTCCAACGTCGCATCGTTCAAGGATTAACAGCAGGTGCGGTCAAAGGGTAG
- a CDS encoding ABC transporter substrate-binding protein has product MINLKPNVRSFFKQIFTVKKIRLLFTFLATVVSIPLLIVAVQSQQPTTVKVLIQALEAKQLEPIVNDFNREKPNINLEIVEAPNDTNQVEDLYTSAFLLGESPYDLVYMDIVWTPKFAAAGWLKDLSDRVSQEELDQFLDGDVNGGKYKGELYRMPFRSDGGMLYYRTDWLEKAGYEPPETFSELIEISQTLQDQNYTEWGYVWQGKQYEGLSAMFVEILEGFDAFWVDPETLEVGLDQPNAIEAVNFLKSTMEKGVSPPGVTTYSEEPTRRLFQNGETAFLRNWPYVYGLASESDIAGDFAIKPMPHAPQGTSGACQGGWGMGIAKSTNHPEAAWEVVKYFSKAETQKKYALKTGYVPSRRKLFNDPELVEKYSYLPELLNVIENAVLRPPIAQYSQASDILQRYLSAAISGTMTPEEAMKAAAKETRTLLKRSR; this is encoded by the coding sequence ATGATTAATCTCAAACCGAACGTTCGATCGTTTTTTAAGCAAATATTCACAGTAAAAAAGATTAGGCTACTCTTCACTTTTCTAGCGACAGTCGTCTCAATTCCGTTGCTAATTGTTGCCGTACAAAGTCAGCAACCGACAACCGTAAAAGTTCTAATTCAAGCATTAGAAGCTAAACAATTAGAACCGATCGTTAATGACTTTAACCGCGAAAAACCTAACATTAACTTAGAAATTGTTGAAGCCCCCAACGATACCAACCAAGTCGAAGACCTTTACACCTCAGCCTTTTTATTAGGAGAATCTCCCTATGATTTAGTTTATATGGATATTGTTTGGACTCCTAAATTTGCTGCTGCAGGATGGTTAAAAGACTTATCCGATCGCGTTTCCCAAGAAGAATTAGATCAATTTCTTGATGGCGATGTTAACGGGGGAAAATATAAAGGCGAACTTTACCGAATGCCATTTCGTTCCGATGGGGGAATGTTATATTACCGCACCGACTGGCTAGAAAAAGCTGGTTATGAACCCCCAGAAACCTTCTCAGAATTGATAGAAATTTCCCAGACTTTACAAGACCAAAACTATACCGAATGGGGCTATGTTTGGCAAGGAAAGCAATACGAAGGACTTTCCGCCATGTTTGTGGAAATTTTAGAAGGATTTGATGCTTTTTGGGTTGATCCAGAAACTTTAGAAGTAGGATTAGATCAACCGAATGCTATAGAAGCCGTTAACTTTCTCAAAAGCACAATGGAGAAAGGCGTTTCTCCACCTGGCGTAACCACCTATAGCGAAGAACCCACCCGCCGTTTATTTCAAAATGGGGAAACTGCCTTTTTAAGAAATTGGCCCTATGTGTATGGTTTAGCCTCTGAATCAGACATTGCTGGCGATTTCGCTATTAAACCGATGCCACACGCCCCACAGGGAACAAGTGGCGCTTGTCAAGGCGGATGGGGAATGGGAATCGCTAAAAGCACCAACCATCCTGAAGCCGCTTGGGAAGTCGTTAAGTATTTCAGTAAAGCTGAAACCCAGAAAAAATATGCCTTAAAAACAGGATATGTTCCCAGTCGGCGAAAGTTATTTAATGACCCTGAATTAGTAGAAAAATATAGCTATTTACCTGAACTTTTAAACGTCATTGAAAATGCCGTTTTGCGCCCGCCAATTGCTCAATATTCTCAAGCCTCAGATATTTTACAACGTTATCTCAGTGCTGCCATTTCAGGAACAATGACCCCAGAAGAAGCGATGAAGGCAGCCGCCAAAGAAACTCGCACCTTATTGAAGCGTTCAAGGTAA
- the rpmI gene encoding 50S ribosomal protein L35, with protein MPKLKTNRAAAKRFRVTGSGKIRRRKAFKNHLLQHKSTKRKRDLSKLTYVDERDEDNVRQMLPYMK; from the coding sequence ATGCCAAAGCTAAAAACCAACCGCGCAGCAGCGAAACGGTTTCGCGTCACAGGAAGCGGAAAAATCCGTCGTCGCAAAGCCTTTAAAAATCACCTGTTACAACACAAAAGCACCAAACGGAAACGGGACTTATCCAAGTTAACTTATGTTGATGAAAGAGACGAGGACAACGTCCGTCAAATGTTGCCTTACATGAAGTAA
- a CDS encoding transporter substrate-binding domain-containing protein codes for MVKVNSVSWGSRVLSLGYGLLLGSIFPLLPTPIQAAELAEIETRGRLVVAVKDNLRPLGFAGENGRLQGFEIDLARQLAKQILGDINAVTLQPVSNRQRLSVVIDGTVDLTIAQVSQTVTRSRLVSFSPYYYLDRTAFVSKDQELVSLDEVGSRSIAVLNQSSTIAEVRYHLPEAQLVGVNSYQEALSLLETGKVATFAGDETVLTGWIQEYPQYHLLSERIGGEALAVVMPKGLQYASLRQAVNEAIRELKASGWLQQKAEEWGLKIDN; via the coding sequence ATGGTAAAAGTGAACTCGGTTTCTTGGGGAAGCCGAGTTTTGAGTTTAGGGTATGGGCTGCTTTTAGGAAGTATTTTCCCGTTACTTCCTACCCCGATTCAAGCCGCCGAATTAGCAGAAATTGAGACGCGAGGGCGATTAGTAGTCGCAGTAAAGGATAACTTACGCCCTCTGGGGTTTGCAGGTGAAAATGGTCGCTTACAGGGGTTTGAGATTGATCTGGCGCGACAACTGGCAAAACAGATTTTAGGCGACATTAACGCTGTTACCTTACAGCCTGTGAGTAATCGTCAACGGTTATCTGTGGTGATAGATGGTACAGTTGATCTGACGATCGCGCAGGTGAGTCAGACTGTCACTCGATCGCGCCTTGTGAGTTTTAGTCCTTATTATTACCTCGATCGCACAGCTTTCGTGAGTAAAGATCAGGAGTTAGTTTCTCTGGATGAAGTAGGTTCAAGGTCGATCGCCGTTCTTAATCAATCTAGCACAATTGCAGAAGTGCGGTATCATCTCCCCGAAGCGCAACTGGTAGGAGTCAACTCCTATCAAGAAGCCTTATCCCTGTTAGAAACGGGAAAAGTGGCGACATTTGCAGGAGACGAAACCGTTTTGACAGGATGGATACAAGAATATCCTCAATATCATCTTCTCTCGGAAAGAATCGGAGGGGAAGCCCTAGCGGTAGTGATGCCAAAAGGGTTACAATATGCCTCCCTTCGTCAAGCAGTAAATGAGGCGATTCGTGAGTTAAAAGCATCAGGATGGCTGCAACAAAAAGCCGAAGAATGGGGATTAAAAATTGACAATTAA
- a CDS encoding type II toxin-antitoxin system PemK/MazF family toxin, producing MNPILYNQFEVVVVPFPFTDRNAAKRRPALILSEANAFNTTIGHSVMAMITTATHTPWPLDVPIQDLATAGLRVPSIIRMKLFTLDHGLVLKKVGSLSLLDQIAVKKSLQQLFE from the coding sequence ATGAATCCAATCCTGTATAACCAATTTGAAGTGGTGGTTGTTCCCTTTCCCTTTACTGACCGAAACGCAGCGAAACGCAGACCAGCCTTGATTCTCTCTGAGGCTAACGCTTTTAATACTACAATTGGTCATAGTGTTATGGCAATGATTACTACTGCCACCCACACACCTTGGCCTCTAGACGTTCCGATTCAGGATTTAGCAACGGCCGGATTGCGAGTTCCCTCCATTATTCGTATGAAATTATTTACCCTAGATCATGGGCTAGTGCTGAAAAAAGTTGGTTCACTGAGTTTGCTCGATCAGATTGCTGTTAAAAAATCATTGCAACAGTTATTTGAATAG
- the rplT gene encoding 50S ribosomal protein L20, with amino-acid sequence MSRVKKGNVSQKRHKKVLKLAKGFRGAHSKLFRTANQQVMKALRHSYRDRRRRKRDFRRLWISRINAGARQNGISYSQLTGQLKKADIQLNRKMLANLAMLDPEAFAKVVETAKQA; translated from the coding sequence ATGTCACGAGTAAAAAAGGGGAATGTCTCCCAGAAACGACATAAGAAGGTTTTAAAATTAGCCAAAGGCTTTAGAGGCGCACACTCTAAACTCTTCCGTACCGCTAACCAGCAGGTAATGAAGGCGTTACGCCATTCTTACCGTGATCGTCGCCGTCGTAAACGTGATTTCCGTCGCCTTTGGATTTCCCGCATTAACGCGGGTGCGAGACAAAACGGAATCAGTTATTCTCAACTCACTGGTCAACTGAAAAAAGCTGATATTCAATTGAATCGGAAGATGTTAGCTAACTTAGCAATGCTTGATCCTGAAGCCTTTGCGAAAGTGGTAGAAACCGCTAAACAAGCCTAA
- a CDS encoding RNA recognition motif domain-containing protein, producing the protein MSIYVGNLDYSVTQDDLSEVFAEYGTVKRVHLPTDRETGRMRGFGFVEMASETEESNAISELDGAEWMGRELKVNPARPRENKSSFGGGRRNRRF; encoded by the coding sequence ATGTCAATTTATGTCGGCAATCTCGACTATTCAGTCACTCAAGACGACCTAAGCGAAGTCTTTGCTGAATATGGTACAGTTAAGCGTGTCCATCTCCCTACTGACCGAGAAACGGGTCGGATGAGAGGATTTGGTTTTGTGGAAATGGCATCAGAAACCGAAGAATCTAATGCGATTTCTGAACTCGATGGTGCAGAATGGATGGGGCGTGAACTAAAAGTGAACCCCGCTCGTCCTCGTGAAAACAAAAGCTCATTTGGTGGCGGTCGCAGAAACAGACGCTTCTAA